A single window of Rhizobium sp. SL42 DNA harbors:
- the lipA gene encoding lipoyl synthase: MVTILDRTNLADEKRVRHPEKAHRPDTEVMRKPEWIRVKAPTSKGYHETRELVRSHKLVTVCEEAGCPNIGECWDKKHATFMIMGEICTRACAFCNVATGKPNALDMAEPENVAKAVKQMGLSHVVITSVDRDDLEDGGAEHFEKVIWAIREASPETTIEILTPDFLKKPGALERVVAAKPDVFNHNMETVPGNYLTVRPGARYFHSVRLLQRVKELDPTMFTKSGIMVGLGEERNEVLQLMDDLRTADVDFLTIGQYLQPTRKHHKVMSFVTPDEFKSYETVAYAKGFLMVSSSPLTRSSHHAGDDFARLKANREKAQAARG; encoded by the coding sequence ATGGTCACGATCCTCGACAGGACCAATCTCGCCGACGAAAAGCGCGTGCGCCATCCGGAAAAGGCCCACCGGCCGGATACGGAAGTGATGCGCAAGCCGGAATGGATCCGCGTCAAGGCCCCGACATCGAAGGGCTACCATGAGACGCGTGAGCTGGTGCGCAGCCACAAGCTCGTCACCGTCTGCGAGGAAGCCGGTTGCCCGAATATCGGCGAGTGCTGGGACAAGAAGCACGCGACCTTCATGATCATGGGCGAGATCTGTACGCGTGCCTGCGCCTTCTGCAATGTCGCGACCGGCAAGCCGAATGCCCTCGATATGGCCGAGCCCGAAAATGTCGCCAAGGCCGTCAAGCAGATGGGTCTGTCACATGTGGTCATTACTTCGGTTGACCGCGACGATCTGGAAGACGGCGGCGCCGAGCATTTCGAAAAGGTGATCTGGGCGATCCGCGAAGCATCGCCGGAAACGACGATCGAGATCCTGACGCCGGACTTCCTGAAGAAGCCGGGTGCCCTGGAGCGTGTCGTCGCCGCAAAGCCGGACGTCTTCAATCACAACATGGAAACCGTTCCGGGCAACTATCTGACCGTTCGACCGGGCGCCCGCTATTTCCATTCGGTGCGTCTGCTGCAGCGGGTCAAGGAACTCGACCCGACCATGTTCACCAAGTCCGGCATCATGGTCGGCCTAGGCGAGGAGCGCAACGAAGTGCTGCAGCTTATGGACGACCTGCGCACCGCCGATGTCGACTTCCTCACCATCGGCCAGTATCTGCAGCCGACCCGCAAGCACCACAAGGTGATGAGCTTCGTCACGCCGGACGAATTCAAGTCCTACGAGACCGTGGCCTATGCCAAGGGCTTCCTGATGGTGTCGTCGAGCCCACTCACCCGATCCTCGCACCACGCTGGCGACGACTTCGCTCGGCTGAAGGCCAATCGCGAGAAGGCGCAAGCGGCGCGGGGCTGA
- a CDS encoding two-component system sensor histidine kinase NtrB has translation MTANSSGNGLAMAVLNAIQNPVVMVDANGHIAFANWEAEAFFGASASHLARYRLSTFIPFGSPLLSLIEQVRERLAPVNEYRVDLSSPRLGQEKLVDIYVAPVVSQPGNVVVVFQERSMADKIDRQLTHRAAARSVTGLASMLAHEIKNPLSGIRGAAQLLETAVTDEDRALTRLICDETDRIVSLVDRMEVFSDERPVDRQSINIHSVLDQVKAVAKAGFARNIRITESYDPSLPSVFANRDQLVQVFLNLVKNASEAIGERSDGEIQLTTAYRPGIRLSVAGSREKISLPLEFCVHDNGPGVPSDLVPHLFDPFITTKTNGSGLGLALVAKIIGAHGGIVECDSQASRTTFRVLMPMSKETSPDDAPLAKSTGTN, from the coding sequence ATGACGGCGAATTCAAGCGGCAACGGGCTGGCCATGGCGGTCTTGAACGCCATCCAGAATCCGGTTGTCATGGTTGATGCCAATGGCCATATCGCCTTTGCCAACTGGGAGGCTGAAGCCTTCTTCGGCGCCAGCGCGAGCCATCTCGCCCGCTACCGCCTATCGACATTCATTCCCTTCGGAAGCCCGCTATTGTCGCTGATCGAGCAGGTGCGCGAGCGTCTGGCGCCGGTCAACGAGTACCGCGTCGACCTCAGTTCGCCCCGCCTTGGCCAAGAAAAGCTCGTCGACATCTACGTCGCGCCGGTCGTCAGCCAGCCCGGCAATGTCGTGGTGGTCTTCCAGGAGCGTTCGATGGCCGACAAGATCGACCGCCAGCTGACCCATCGCGCCGCCGCGCGTTCCGTTACCGGTCTGGCCTCGATGCTGGCGCACGAAATCAAGAACCCGCTTTCGGGTATCCGTGGCGCGGCCCAGCTGCTGGAAACTGCCGTCACCGATGAAGACCGCGCGCTTACCCGTTTGATCTGCGACGAGACAGATCGTATCGTTTCGCTCGTCGATCGCATGGAGGTGTTTTCCGACGAACGCCCGGTCGATCGCCAGTCAATCAACATCCATTCGGTACTGGACCAGGTAAAGGCCGTCGCCAAGGCCGGCTTCGCCCGCAATATCCGCATCACCGAAAGCTACGACCCGTCTCTGCCGTCTGTCTTTGCCAATCGTGACCAGCTGGTGCAGGTCTTTCTCAATCTGGTCAAGAATGCCTCGGAAGCCATCGGCGAGCGTTCCGATGGTGAGATCCAGCTGACCACAGCATACCGACCGGGAATCCGACTGTCTGTTGCCGGATCGCGTGAGAAAATTTCGCTGCCGCTTGAATTCTGCGTGCACGACAATGGCCCGGGCGTGCCTTCCGATCTGGTGCCGCACCTTTTTGATCCCTTCATCACCACCAAGACCAACGGCTCCGGCCTTGGGCTTGCGCTGGTGGCGAAGATCATCGGTGCCCATGGCGGTATCGTAGAATGCGACAGCCAGGCCAGCCGAACCACTTTCCGCGTGCTCATGCCGATGTCCAAGGAGACATCGCCGGATGATGCGCCCCTTGCAAAATCCACAGGAACAAATTGA
- the ntrC gene encoding nitrogen regulation protein NR(I), which produces MTATILVADDDAAIRTVLNQALSRAGYDVRITSNAATLWRWISAGEGDLVVTDVIMPDENAFDLLPRIKKARPDLPVLVMSAQNTFMTAIKASEKGAYDYLPKPFDLTELIAIIGRALAEPKKKPARLDDDMQDGMPLVGRSAAMQEIYRVLARLMQTDLTLMITGESGTGKELVAKALHDYGKRRNGPFVAINMAAIPRDLIESELFGHEKGAFTGAQNRSTGRFEQAEGGTLFLDEIGDMPMDAQTRLLRVLQQGEYTTVGGRTPIRTDVRIVAATNKDLKHSINQGLFREDLYYRLNVVPLRLPPLRDRAEDIPDLVRHFIQQGEKEGLDSKRFEHEALEVMKAYAWPGNVRELENVVRRLMALYPQDVIAREVVEQELRADIADSPITKAGMPTGSMTISQAVEENMRTYFAGFGDALPPSGLYDRVLTEMEYPLILAALTATRGNQIKAADLLGLNRNTLRKKIRELGVSVYRSSRSA; this is translated from the coding sequence ATGACGGCCACGATTCTTGTTGCTGACGACGATGCAGCGATCCGCACGGTATTGAACCAGGCCCTGAGCCGGGCCGGTTACGATGTGCGCATTACGTCCAATGCCGCCACGCTCTGGCGCTGGATTTCCGCAGGAGAGGGCGATCTGGTGGTGACCGATGTCATCATGCCCGATGAAAATGCATTCGACCTTCTGCCGAGGATCAAGAAGGCTCGGCCGGATCTCCCGGTGCTGGTGATGAGCGCGCAAAACACATTCATGACGGCGATCAAGGCGTCCGAGAAGGGGGCATACGATTACCTGCCGAAGCCGTTCGATCTGACCGAACTGATCGCGATCATCGGTCGGGCACTCGCCGAGCCGAAGAAGAAGCCGGCGCGGCTCGATGACGACATGCAGGACGGCATGCCGCTCGTTGGGCGCTCCGCCGCGATGCAGGAAATCTACCGGGTGCTTGCCCGACTGATGCAGACCGACCTGACGCTGATGATCACCGGTGAATCGGGCACCGGCAAGGAGCTGGTCGCCAAGGCGCTGCACGACTACGGCAAGCGCCGCAACGGTCCTTTCGTTGCGATCAACATGGCCGCCATCCCGCGCGACCTGATCGAGTCGGAACTGTTCGGCCACGAAAAGGGCGCGTTCACCGGTGCGCAGAACCGCTCGACTGGTCGTTTCGAGCAGGCCGAAGGCGGAACACTCTTCCTCGACGAAATCGGCGACATGCCCATGGATGCGCAGACGCGCCTGTTGCGCGTGCTCCAGCAGGGTGAATACACCACGGTTGGCGGCCGCACGCCGATCCGCACCGATGTCCGCATTGTGGCTGCGACCAACAAGGACCTGAAACATTCGATCAATCAGGGCCTTTTCCGTGAAGACCTTTATTACCGCCTGAATGTCGTGCCGCTGCGCCTGCCGCCGTTGCGTGATCGTGCCGAGGATATCCCCGATCTTGTCCGCCACTTCATCCAGCAGGGTGAAAAGGAAGGCCTCGATTCCAAGCGTTTCGAGCATGAAGCGTTGGAGGTGATGAAAGCCTATGCCTGGCCGGGCAATGTGCGCGAGCTCGAGAATGTCGTGCGTCGCCTGATGGCGCTCTACCCGCAGGACGTCATCGCGCGCGAAGTTGTGGAGCAGGAACTGCGGGCTGATATTGCCGATAGCCCGATCACAAAGGCCGGCATGCCGACCGGGTCGATGACCATTTCCCAGGCAGTCGAGGAAAACATGCGGACTTATTTCGCCGGTTTTGGCGATGCTCTGCCGCCCTCTGGTCTTTATGATCGTGTGCTGACCGAAATGGAATATCCACTGATTCTGGCGGCCCTTACGGCGACCCGCGGCAACCAGATCAAGGCGGCCGATCTCCTCGGACTGAACCGCAATACACTGCGCAAAAAGATCCGCGAACTGGGTGTCTCTGTCTACCGAAGCTCGCGCTCGGCTTGA
- a CDS encoding GlsB/YeaQ/YmgE family stress response membrane protein — protein MGFEIGWFLTIVVGGLAGWLAGKLMDMRFGIFMNIIIGIVGAAVAAAIFRRLGIFVEGDWLGYLITSFVGASLLLFVAKLVRR, from the coding sequence ATGGGTTTTGAAATTGGCTGGTTCCTGACCATTGTCGTCGGCGGTTTGGCCGGCTGGCTCGCCGGCAAGCTCATGGACATGCGTTTCGGCATATTCATGAACATCATCATCGGCATTGTCGGTGCAGCGGTTGCCGCCGCCATCTTCCGCCGCCTCGGCATCTTCGTCGAAGGCGACTGGCTCGGCTACCTGATCACCAGCTTTGTCGGCGCAAGCCTTCTTCTCTTCGTCGCCAAGCTTGTGCGGCGCTAA
- a CDS encoding bifunctional 2-C-methyl-D-erythritol 4-phosphate cytidylyltransferase/2-C-methyl-D-erythritol 2,4-cyclodiphosphate synthase, which translates to MEQELTRTIGIVVVAAGRGERAGASVEGPKQYRRIGGKPVLWHTIRRLLDWPKTGPIVAVIHPDDQSLFDAVRSQFPAEAPLYCVTGGATRQISVQKGLKAIEPHGISHVLIHDGVRPFVDLALLERIEAGFNQGLAAMLPALAIADTVKRGASGLVTDTIPRAGLFTAQTPQAFEFSAILNAHDRAAEMASTEFTDDASIAEWAGLPVTLIEGSVDNVKLTLQKDITMADEKLAGSALPDVRTGNGYDVHQLEAGDGVTLCGIFLPHDQSLKGHSDADVALHALTDALLATCGAGDIGDHFPPSDPQWRGAASRIFVEHAVKIIRQAGGTIMNADISLIAEAPKIGPRRQEMREKLADMLGISLDRCSVKATTNETIGFVGRREGIAAIATATVVFQSTSA; encoded by the coding sequence ATGGAGCAAGAGTTGACGCGCACAATCGGTATCGTGGTCGTGGCTGCCGGACGCGGCGAACGGGCGGGCGCTTCGGTCGAAGGGCCCAAGCAATACCGCAGGATCGGCGGCAAGCCGGTGCTCTGGCACACGATACGACGCCTGCTTGATTGGCCCAAAACTGGCCCGATCGTGGCGGTCATCCATCCGGACGACCAATCGCTGTTCGATGCCGTTCGCAGCCAGTTTCCAGCCGAAGCGCCGCTATATTGCGTAACGGGTGGCGCAACGCGACAAATCTCGGTGCAGAAGGGCCTGAAAGCGATTGAGCCGCACGGCATCAGCCATGTGCTCATCCATGACGGCGTCCGTCCTTTTGTCGATCTTGCTCTGCTGGAGAGAATCGAGGCTGGCTTCAATCAGGGCTTGGCTGCGATGCTCCCAGCGCTGGCGATTGCCGACACGGTAAAGCGTGGCGCAAGCGGCCTAGTGACAGACACCATTCCCAGGGCCGGCCTTTTCACGGCCCAGACGCCGCAGGCGTTCGAATTTTCAGCCATCCTGAACGCGCACGACCGCGCCGCCGAAATGGCCAGCACCGAATTCACCGACGACGCCTCGATTGCGGAATGGGCCGGACTGCCGGTGACGCTGATCGAGGGCTCTGTCGACAACGTCAAGCTTACCTTACAGAAGGACATCACCATGGCGGATGAGAAACTTGCGGGCAGCGCGCTTCCCGACGTGCGCACCGGCAATGGCTATGATGTGCACCAACTCGAGGCCGGCGATGGCGTGACGCTGTGCGGCATCTTCCTGCCGCATGACCAGAGCTTGAAGGGGCATTCCGACGCCGACGTCGCCCTGCACGCCCTGACCGACGCCTTGCTTGCGACATGCGGAGCGGGCGATATTGGCGACCATTTTCCGCCATCGGATCCTCAGTGGCGCGGTGCGGCCTCGCGTATTTTTGTCGAGCATGCCGTCAAGATCATCCGCCAGGCCGGCGGCACCATCATGAACGCAGATATTTCGCTTATTGCCGAAGCGCCTAAGATCGGGCCTCGCCGGCAAGAGATGCGCGAAAAGCTGGCTGACATGCTCGGGATCTCGCTCGATCGCTGCTCGGTCAAGGCAACAACCAACGAGACAATCGGCTTTGTCGGTCGGCGCGAAGGGATTGCCGCCATTGCAACGGCGACCGTCGTGTTTCAAAGCACGTCCGCATGA
- a CDS encoding type II toxin-antitoxin system RatA family toxin produces the protein MPQFETRRLVTHSPDRMYDLVADVERYPEFLPLCEALVIRSRRERDGKELLIADMTVGYKAIRETFTTQVLLNPAEHVIDVKYIEGPFKYLDNRWRFEETGEGGCAVNFFIDYEFKNRILGALMGSMFDRAFRMFAEAFETRADKIYAAV, from the coding sequence ATGCCACAGTTTGAAACCCGCCGCCTTGTCACGCATTCTCCCGATCGGATGTACGATCTCGTCGCCGATGTGGAGCGTTATCCGGAATTTCTGCCGCTCTGCGAAGCGCTTGTCATCCGTTCGCGCCGTGAACGCGATGGCAAGGAATTGCTGATCGCCGACATGACCGTGGGCTACAAGGCGATCCGCGAAACCTTCACCACCCAGGTTCTGCTCAATCCAGCCGAGCATGTCATCGACGTCAAATATATCGAGGGGCCGTTCAAGTATCTCGACAATCGCTGGCGGTTCGAAGAGACGGGTGAGGGCGGTTGTGCGGTCAATTTCTTCATCGACTACGAGTTCAAGAACCGCATCCTCGGCGCCCTGATGGGATCGATGTTCGATCGCGCCTTCCGCATGTTCGCCGAAGCCTTCGAGACACGTGCCGACAAGATCTATGCCGCCGTCTGA
- a CDS encoding CinA family protein: protein MSLFPAGTARLAEEIIALYRTRGWMVATAESCTGGLIAGALTDVSGSSAVVDRGFVTYTNDAKMDLIGVTPATLEMFGAVSRETALQMAHGALYRSRADVAVAVTGIAGPGGGTTDKPVGLVHLALKSRSGLMLHREMHYGDIGRDGVRLATVQTALELLMKAAQTAA from the coding sequence ATGAGCCTGTTTCCAGCCGGAACGGCCAGGCTTGCCGAAGAGATCATTGCACTTTACCGGACGCGTGGCTGGATGGTGGCAACCGCTGAATCCTGTACCGGCGGACTGATTGCCGGAGCCCTGACCGATGTGTCCGGTTCCTCCGCGGTGGTAGATCGTGGCTTTGTCACCTATACGAATGACGCCAAGATGGACCTGATCGGCGTGACGCCGGCAACACTTGAAATGTTTGGCGCAGTGTCGCGCGAAACCGCGCTGCAGATGGCGCATGGCGCGCTTTACCGTTCACGGGCAGATGTCGCCGTCGCCGTGACCGGTATTGCCGGACCCGGTGGCGGAACGACAGACAAGCCGGTCGGGCTGGTTCATCTGGCGTTAAAGAGCCGGTCGGGTCTCATGCTGCATCGGGAAATGCACTATGGCGACATCGGTCGCGACGGAGTAAGGCTGGCGACCGTGCAGACAGCGCTGGAACTGTTGATGAAAGCCGCTCAGACGGCGGCATAG
- the lpdA gene encoding dihydrolipoyl dehydrogenase has protein sequence MSNAYDVIIIGSGPGGYIAAIRAAQLGMKVAVVEREHLAGICSNWGCIPTKALLRSADVLHAAQHAKSFGLTLEGSIKPDLKAIVARSRGIAERMNAGVGFLFKKNKVDIIWGEAKLTKPGEVVVSKTAKPIVQPQAPLPKNTLAEGTYTAKHIVIATGARPRALPGIEPDGKLIWTYFDAMKPEAMPKSLLVMGSGAIGIEFASFYRTMGVDVTVVELMSQVMPVEDIEISNFAKKQFDKQGMKIILDAKVSKVEKGADSITAHVEKKDGSVEKITADRMISAVGVQGNIENLGLETLGIKTDRGCIVIDGYGKTNVPGVYAIGDVAGPPMLAHKAEHEAVICIEKIAGLPNVHPMDKLKIPGCTYCNPQVASVGMTEAKAKAEGRDIRVGRFPFAGNGKAIALGEDQGLVKTIFDKKTGELLGAHMVGAEVTELIQGFVVAMNLETTEEELMHTIFPHPTISETMKESVLDAYGRVLNA, from the coding sequence ATGTCGAATGCTTATGACGTCATCATTATCGGTTCCGGCCCCGGTGGCTATATCGCGGCGATCCGTGCCGCACAGCTCGGCATGAAGGTCGCAGTGGTCGAGCGCGAGCACCTGGCCGGCATCTGCTCGAACTGGGGCTGTATCCCGACCAAGGCTTTGCTGCGGTCGGCCGACGTCCTGCATGCCGCCCAGCACGCCAAGAGCTTCGGCCTGACGCTGGAGGGCTCGATCAAGCCGGACCTGAAGGCGATCGTTGCCCGTTCGCGCGGCATTGCCGAGCGCATGAATGCCGGCGTTGGGTTCCTGTTCAAGAAGAACAAGGTCGATATCATCTGGGGCGAGGCCAAGCTGACCAAGCCGGGTGAGGTGGTCGTATCCAAGACCGCAAAGCCGATCGTCCAGCCGCAGGCGCCGCTCCCGAAGAACACGTTGGCCGAGGGTACCTACACGGCCAAGCACATCGTCATTGCCACTGGCGCGCGTCCGCGCGCGCTGCCTGGCATCGAGCCGGACGGCAAGCTGATCTGGACCTATTTCGACGCGATGAAGCCGGAAGCCATGCCGAAGTCGCTGCTGGTCATGGGCTCGGGCGCGATCGGTATCGAATTCGCCTCCTTCTACCGCACCATGGGCGTGGATGTGACCGTCGTCGAACTGATGAGCCAGGTCATGCCGGTGGAAGACATCGAGATCTCGAATTTCGCCAAGAAACAGTTCGACAAGCAGGGCATGAAGATCATTCTCGACGCCAAGGTTTCCAAGGTCGAGAAGGGTGCCGACAGCATCACCGCGCATGTCGAGAAGAAGGACGGCTCTGTCGAGAAGATCACCGCTGACCGGATGATTTCGGCTGTCGGCGTTCAGGGCAATATCGAAAACCTCGGCCTTGAAACCTTGGGCATCAAGACCGATCGTGGTTGCATCGTCATCGATGGCTACGGCAAGACCAACGTGCCTGGCGTCTACGCGATCGGCGACGTTGCCGGCCCGCCGATGCTGGCCCACAAGGCCGAGCATGAAGCCGTCATCTGCATCGAGAAGATTGCCGGCCTGCCGAACGTGCATCCGATGGACAAGTTGAAGATCCCGGGCTGCACCTACTGCAATCCGCAGGTCGCCTCTGTCGGCATGACGGAAGCCAAGGCCAAGGCCGAGGGCCGTGACATCCGCGTCGGTCGCTTCCCGTTTGCCGGCAACGGCAAGGCGATCGCGCTCGGCGAGGACCAGGGTCTGGTCAAGACGATCTTCGACAAGAAGACCGGCGAACTGCTCGGAGCGCACATGGTCGGCGCTGAAGTGACCGAACTGATCCAGGGCTTCGTCGTCGCCATGAACCTCGAAACCACCGAGGAAGAACTGATGCACACGATCTTCCCGCATCCGACCATTTCGGAAACGATGAAGGAAAGTGTGCTCGACGCTTACGGCAGGGTTCTCAACGCCTGA
- the dusB gene encoding tRNA dihydrouridine synthase DusB yields the protein MNSVALDTPFSIGSVSIRNRVVLAPMSGVTDLPFRQLAFRFGAGLVVTEMVASRELVFNAAESWSRLKGAGLTPHMVQLAGREAYWLAEAARIAEGNGADIIDINMGCPAKKVIGGYAGSALMREPDHALSLIEATVRAVKVPVTVKMRLGWDDNSINAPQIAARAEAAGVQLITIHGRTRMQFYEGRADWDAIAVVRDAIKVPLIANGDVESREDAAEILRRSGADAVMVGRACQGRPWHAGWLAGATVPLAADIPALAVEHYRMMLSHYGADVGVRHARKHLGWYLGHHAPTLPPDAKAAIMTAKDPDFVADAMMAALSAGLAPQSRQEAA from the coding sequence TTGAATTCAGTTGCGTTAGATACGCCTTTCAGCATCGGCTCAGTGTCCATACGCAACCGTGTGGTGCTCGCGCCGATGTCCGGCGTGACTGATCTTCCGTTTCGGCAGCTTGCCTTTCGCTTCGGCGCTGGCTTGGTCGTGACCGAGATGGTGGCCAGCCGCGAACTTGTGTTCAATGCTGCCGAAAGTTGGAGCCGTCTGAAGGGGGCGGGGCTAACGCCGCATATGGTGCAGCTTGCCGGGCGCGAGGCTTATTGGCTGGCCGAAGCCGCCAGGATCGCCGAAGGCAATGGCGCCGACATCATCGACATCAACATGGGCTGCCCTGCCAAGAAGGTCATCGGGGGTTATGCCGGCTCCGCGTTGATGCGCGAGCCTGACCACGCTCTGTCGCTGATCGAGGCGACGGTAAGGGCTGTCAAGGTTCCCGTGACGGTCAAGATGCGGCTCGGCTGGGACGACAACTCGATCAATGCGCCGCAGATCGCTGCCCGTGCCGAAGCGGCGGGCGTGCAATTGATCACCATTCATGGCCGCACCCGCATGCAGTTTTACGAGGGGCGCGCAGACTGGGATGCGATTGCCGTAGTTCGCGATGCGATCAAGGTGCCGTTGATTGCCAATGGCGATGTTGAAAGCCGCGAGGACGCGGCCGAGATCCTGCGCCGTTCCGGTGCGGATGCCGTCATGGTTGGGCGCGCGTGCCAGGGACGCCCTTGGCATGCCGGCTGGCTGGCCGGAGCAACGGTGCCGTTGGCTGCCGATATTCCGGCACTCGCGGTCGAGCACTACCGGATGATGCTCTCCCACTACGGTGCCGATGTCGGAGTGCGGCATGCGCGCAAGCATCTCGGCTGGTATCTCGGCCATCATGCGCCGACGCTTCCGCCGGACGCTAAAGCCGCGATCATGACGGCGAAGGATCCCGATTTTGTCGCCGATGCGATGATGGCTGCACTTTCTGCCGGGCTTGCCCCGCAATCAAGACAGGAGGCCGCATGA
- a CDS encoding sensor histidine kinase NtrY-like codes for MVSLRRASVADADAALAHDRRASFALPGLLVASGALICAIVTLPILLGLTPIEPTSQVLIASAVVNSLFIVGLMFLIGREVTRLFRARNRGRAAARLHVRIVALFSIIAITPAILVAIFASITLNVGLDRWFSLRTQSIVSSSMNVAQAYMMENASYLQGQTISMANDLERNRSLFYLDRTGFVELLTRQARGRGMLGAFLVREDGSAITQADIQTEKPLPAIPRDALQSASAGQPTLIPPGVTNLVGAIIQLDSISGTFLYTIRAVDPKVMAAMRLMEENTAEYKAMEDGRTTLQIAFAILYLGFALIVLLAAIWTAIAVADRIVRPIRLLIGAADSIASGNLNVIVPVRAADGDVGSLSRTFNKMITQIRTQRDEILEAKDEVDDRRRFIEAVLSGVTAAVIGVEDDGVITIVNPSAEFFLGLSADQLIGQKLALVAPEVDRVLAEAAVRHRGEYREQINLIRGGKERTLNVQVTREETRGSADSYVITLDDFTDLVIAQRSSAWADVARRIAHEIKNPLTPIQLSAERLKRRYGKQIAEDDKAVFNQCTDTIVRQVEDIGRMVDEFSAFARMPKPTKQRTDLREILKDAVFLREMGTTEIDFQRDFGNEPLEGSFDARMLSQAVGNIVKNAVEAIEAVPAEELGTGGKIMVRSYFDRELDRFAVDVIDNGRGLPVENRHRILEPYMTMREKGTGLGLAIVKKIIEEHGGQLELHDAPADFDRGRGAMIRIILPRIETAAMESDNDKEKVYGL; via the coding sequence ATGGTGAGCTTGAGAAGAGCGTCGGTTGCGGACGCCGATGCCGCATTGGCTCATGATCGGCGCGCATCATTTGCGCTGCCCGGACTTCTGGTCGCGAGCGGCGCGCTGATCTGCGCCATCGTCACGCTGCCGATCCTGCTCGGGCTGACCCCGATCGAGCCGACCTCGCAGGTCCTGATCGCATCGGCTGTGGTCAATTCGCTGTTCATCGTCGGTCTGATGTTCCTGATCGGCCGCGAAGTCACCCGCCTGTTTCGTGCGCGCAACCGTGGTCGTGCCGCAGCGCGCCTCCATGTGCGCATCGTCGCGCTGTTTTCGATCATCGCGATCACCCCGGCGATCCTTGTGGCAATCTTTGCCTCCATCACCCTGAATGTCGGTCTGGATCGCTGGTTCTCACTGCGCACGCAGTCGATCGTCTCGTCGTCCATGAACGTCGCCCAGGCTTACATGATGGAGAATGCCAGCTATCTGCAGGGCCAGACCATCTCGATGGCCAATGATCTGGAGCGCAACCGGTCGCTGTTTTACCTCGATCGCACCGGCTTCGTCGAGCTTCTGACCCGCCAGGCACGGGGCCGCGGCATGCTCGGCGCGTTTCTCGTTCGAGAAGATGGTTCGGCAATCACCCAGGCCGACATCCAGACGGAAAAGCCGCTTCCGGCCATTCCGCGCGATGCGCTGCAGAGCGCGTCCGCCGGCCAGCCGACGCTGATCCCGCCCGGTGTCACCAACTTGGTCGGCGCCATCATCCAGCTCGATTCGATATCGGGAACCTTCCTTTACACCATCCGGGCGGTGGACCCGAAGGTCATGGCCGCCATGCGGCTGATGGAAGAAAATACGGCCGAATACAAGGCGATGGAGGATGGTCGGACGACCTTGCAGATCGCCTTTGCAATCCTCTATCTCGGTTTTGCCCTGATCGTGCTTCTTGCCGCCATCTGGACCGCCATTGCGGTGGCCGACCGCATCGTGCGGCCCATCCGCCTTTTGATCGGCGCTGCCGACAGCATTGCGTCCGGCAATCTCAATGTGATCGTGCCGGTCCGGGCCGCAGACGGCGACGTGGGCAGTCTTTCGCGCACCTTCAACAAGATGATCACCCAGATCCGGACCCAGCGCGACGAGATCCTCGAGGCCAAGGACGAGGTCGATGACCGTCGCCGGTTCATCGAGGCGGTATTGTCGGGCGTCACTGCCGCCGTCATCGGTGTCGAGGACGATGGTGTGATCACCATCGTCAATCCATCGGCCGAATTCTTCCTCGGCCTGTCGGCCGACCAGTTGATCGGCCAGAAGCTGGCTTTGGTCGCACCGGAGGTTGACCGCGTGCTCGCCGAAGCGGCCGTTCGCCATCGCGGCGAATATCGCGAGCAGATCAACCTGATCCGTGGCGGCAAGGAGCGGACGCTGAACGTCCAGGTCACGCGCGAGGAGACACGCGGGTCCGCCGACAGCTACGTGATTACGCTCGACGACTTCACCGATCTCGTCATCGCCCAGCGATCGTCAGCCTGGGCCGATGTCGCACGCCGTATCGCCCACGAAATCAAGAATCCGTTGACCCCGATCCAGTTGTCGGCCGAACGCCTGAAGCGTCGCTATGGCAAGCAGATAGCCGAGGACGATAAGGCGGTGTTCAACCAGTGTACCGACACGATCGTCCGCCAGGTTGAGGATATCGGCCGTATGGTCGATGAATTCTCCGCATTCGCCCGTATGCCAAAGCCGACGAAGCAGCGGACCGATCTGCGCGAGATCTTGAAGGATGCCGTCTTCCTGCGCGAGATGGGCACCACCGAGATCGATTTTCAACGCGACTTCGGCAATGAGCCGCTCGAAGGCAGCTTCGACGCCCGCATGCTGTCGCAGGCCGTCGGCAACATCGTCAAGAATGCCGTGGAAGCGATTGAGGCGGTCCCCGCCGAGGAACTCGGCACCGGCGGCAAGATCATGGTGCGCTCGTATTTTGATCGCGAGCTGGACCGCTTTGCCGTTGATGTGATCGACAACGGCCGGGGTCTGCCGGTGGAGAATCGTCACCGTATTCTCGAACCCTATATGACCATGCGCGAGAAGGGCACCGGCCTCGGTCTCGCCATCGTCAAGAAGATCATTGAAGAGCATGGCGGGCAGCTCGAGCTGCATGATGCACCGGCCGATTTTGACCGGGGCAGGGGCGCGATGATCCGCATCATCCTGCCGCGCATCGAGACTGCCGCCATGGAAAGCGATAACGACAAGGAAAAGGTCTATGGCCTCTGA